The following proteins are co-located in the Siansivirga zeaxanthinifaciens CC-SAMT-1 genome:
- the rimP gene encoding ribosome assembly cofactor RimP: protein MFKNTVKDLLDAALVERPDLFLIDFTVQADNHINVVIDGDQGVLVEDCMFISRAIEHNLDREEQDFSLEVMSAGAAAPLVNKRQYFKNLNRDLKVSTTLDKFEGKLAKANETNITLEWKVREPKPVGKGKVTVLKQAEIAYEDIVEAKVMIKF from the coding sequence ATGTTTAAAAATACTGTCAAAGATTTACTAGATGCAGCTTTGGTTGAAAGACCAGACTTATTTCTAATTGATTTCACTGTACAAGCAGATAATCATATTAACGTAGTTATAGATGGCGATCAAGGCGTATTAGTTGAAGATTGCATGTTTATTAGCAGAGCCATCGAGCATAATTTAGATAGAGAAGAACAAGATTTCTCACTGGAAGTTATGTCGGCAGGAGCTGCAGCACCTTTAGTAAATAAAAGACAATATTTTAAAAATTTGAATAGAGACCTTAAAGTAAGTACAACCTTAGATAAATTTGAAGGTAAACTTGCCAAAGCAAACGAAACAAATATAACATTAGAATGGAAAGTTAGGGAGCCAAAACCAGTAGGTAAAGGTAAAGTAACTGTCTTAAAACAAGCGGAAATCGCTTACGAAGATATTGTAGAAGCAAAAGTTATGATTAAATTTTAA
- the nusA gene encoding transcription termination factor NusA, which produces MENIALIESFSEFKDDKLIDRVTLMAILEDVFRSALKKKYGDDDNFDIIVNPDKGDLEIWRNRVVVADGEVEEPNQEISLSEARKIEPDFEVGEDVSEEVKLIDLGRRAILALRQNLISKIHEHDNTIVFKQFKDLIGDIYTAEVHHIRHRAVILLDDEGNEIVLPKEKQIPSDFFRKGDNVRGVIDSVELKGAKPTIIMSRSSPAFLEKLFEQEIPEVFDGLITIKNVVRIPGEKAKVAVDSYDDRIDPVGACVGMKGSRIHGIVRELGNENIDVINYTTNLQLYITRALSPARVTSIKINEETKRAEVILKPEEVSKAIGRGGHNIRLAGQLTGYEIDVFREGAEEDVELSEFSDEIEGWIIEEFSKAGLDTAKSILEQDVNDLVKRTDLEEETIKDVIRILREEFEE; this is translated from the coding sequence ATGGAGAATATCGCGTTAATTGAATCTTTTTCAGAATTCAAAGACGATAAGCTAATTGACCGTGTAACGTTGATGGCGATTTTAGAAGATGTATTTAGAAGTGCTTTAAAAAAGAAGTATGGCGATGACGATAATTTTGATATTATTGTAAATCCAGACAAAGGCGATTTAGAGATATGGAGAAATCGAGTGGTTGTAGCCGATGGTGAAGTAGAAGAACCAAATCAAGAAATTTCATTATCTGAAGCTCGAAAAATTGAGCCAGATTTTGAGGTAGGTGAAGACGTTTCAGAAGAAGTAAAGCTTATCGATTTAGGAAGACGTGCTATTTTAGCATTACGCCAAAACTTAATTTCTAAAATTCACGAACACGATAACACAATTGTTTTCAAACAATTTAAGGATTTAATAGGCGATATTTACACAGCAGAAGTTCATCACATACGTCACAGAGCTGTTATTTTATTAGACGACGAAGGAAACGAAATCGTTTTGCCAAAAGAAAAACAAATACCTTCAGATTTCTTTAGAAAAGGAGACAATGTAAGAGGTGTTATTGATAGTGTAGAATTAAAGGGTGCCAAGCCTACCATTATCATGTCAAGAAGTTCCCCTGCATTTTTAGAGAAACTTTTTGAGCAAGAAATACCAGAAGTTTTTGACGGACTTATTACAATTAAAAATGTAGTTAGAATTCCAGGCGAAAAAGCAAAAGTTGCCGTAGATTCTTATGATGATAGAATCGATCCTGTTGGCGCTTGTGTTGGTATGAAAGGATCTAGAATACATGGTATTGTAAGAGAGTTAGGTAACGAAAACATCGATGTTATTAATTACACAACCAATTTACAATTATACATCACCAGAGCATTAAGCCCTGCAAGAGTAACTTCAATTAAAATTAACGAAGAAACTAAACGTGCCGAAGTAATTTTAAAACCAGAAGAAGTTAGTAAAGCTATTGGTAGAGGCGGACATAACATTCGTTTGGCTGGGCAGTTAACAGGTTATGAAATAGATGTATTTAGAGAAGGCGCAGAGGAAGATGTTGAATTATCTGAGTTCTCTGATGAAATAGAAGGATGGATTATTGAAGAGTTTAGCAAAGCTGGTCTAGATACTGCAAAAAGTATTTTAGAACAAGATGTAAACGATTTAGTAAAAAGAACAGATTTAGAAGAAGAAACAATTAAAGACGTTATTAGAATTTTAAGAGAAGAATTCGAAGAATAA
- the infB gene encoding translation initiation factor IF-2, which yields MAETIRLNKVLRELNISLDRAVEFLDSKGVDIEKRPTTKISQEVYNILSSEFQVDANKKVASMEVGEAKLKEKEVLREQRERELEQKQKEQARRDEVVKATKILSGPKQVGKIDLDTNKEIIEPKVEKSPEPVVEAPAKESVVKTEEVAKQPEAEKVVETPKNEETPVKETPKAEEEKVQKPKPKQEIEVVKTTKTNEEGEVVEEERVETKYQKLTGPKIAGDKIDLSQFNKPKKKKEDKKPADAKAGDANSSNKRKRRRISKVGGPGDNKNTNTGGAPSQSRPGGNDRFKGKPGQARRPIIKEDPSDEDVKKQVRETLEKLQGKSSKGKGAKYRRDKRDQHRDQTERDLQQEAAESKILKVTEFVTANEVATMMDVPVTQIISACMSLGMMVTMNQRLDAETLSIVAEEFGYQVEFVTAGIEESIEVVEDREEDLLERAPIVTVMGHVDHGKTSLLDYIRKENVIAGESGGITQHIGAYGVKLENGQKIAFLDTPGHEAFTAMRARGAQVTDIAIIVAAADDDIMPQTKEAISHAQAAGVPIVFAINKIDKPDANPDKIKEGLAQMNLLVEDWGGKIQSHDISAKMGTGVKELLEKVLLEAELLELRANPNKPAVGTVVEAFLDKGRGYVATILVQAGTLRVGDYVLAGKHSGKVKAMHDERGNDVAEAGPSTPVSILGLDGAPQAGDKFNVFEDEREAKQIAAKRSQLQREQSVRTQRHITLDEIGRRIALGDFQELNIILKGDVDGSVEALTDSFQKLSTEEIQVNILHKGVGAITESDVLLASASDAIIIGFNVRPVGNARMIADKEEIDIRTYSIIYDAINDLKDAMEGMLSPEFKEEITGTAEIREIFKVTKIGSIAGCMVTNGKIFRNSGIRLIRDGVVVFTGELASLKRFKDDVKEVAKGYDCGMQIKNYNDIKEGDIIEAFHEVEVKKKLK from the coding sequence ATGGCTGAAACAATTAGATTAAATAAAGTATTACGCGAACTAAATATTTCTTTAGATCGTGCCGTAGAATTTTTAGATTCGAAAGGTGTCGATATAGAGAAACGTCCAACTACAAAAATTTCACAAGAAGTTTACAACATTCTTTCTAGTGAATTTCAAGTTGATGCTAACAAAAAAGTTGCATCTATGGAAGTTGGTGAAGCAAAATTAAAAGAAAAAGAAGTTTTGCGAGAGCAACGTGAGCGTGAACTTGAACAGAAACAAAAAGAACAAGCCAGAAGAGACGAAGTTGTTAAAGCTACCAAAATACTTTCTGGTCCTAAACAAGTTGGCAAAATAGATTTAGATACAAATAAGGAAATAATAGAGCCTAAAGTTGAAAAATCTCCAGAGCCAGTAGTTGAGGCACCAGCTAAAGAATCTGTTGTTAAAACAGAAGAAGTTGCGAAACAACCCGAAGCCGAAAAAGTTGTTGAAACTCCAAAGAATGAAGAAACTCCTGTAAAAGAAACACCTAAAGCAGAAGAAGAGAAAGTTCAAAAACCTAAACCTAAACAGGAAATAGAAGTGGTAAAAACCACCAAAACCAATGAAGAAGGTGAAGTTGTTGAAGAAGAAAGAGTTGAGACTAAATATCAAAAATTAACAGGTCCTAAAATTGCTGGAGATAAAATTGATTTATCTCAGTTTAATAAACCTAAGAAGAAAAAAGAAGATAAAAAACCAGCCGATGCAAAAGCTGGGGATGCAAATTCTTCAAATAAAAGAAAGCGCCGTCGTATAAGTAAAGTAGGTGGTCCTGGCGACAACAAAAACACTAATACTGGAGGTGCACCATCTCAGTCAAGACCAGGAGGAAACGATCGTTTCAAAGGAAAACCAGGTCAGGCTAGACGTCCAATTATTAAAGAAGACCCTAGTGACGAGGATGTTAAAAAACAAGTACGTGAAACTTTAGAAAAACTACAAGGTAAATCATCTAAAGGTAAAGGTGCTAAATATAGAAGAGATAAAAGAGATCAACACAGAGATCAAACCGAAAGAGATCTTCAACAAGAAGCAGCAGAAAGTAAAATCTTAAAAGTAACAGAGTTCGTAACAGCGAATGAAGTTGCAACAATGATGGATGTGCCCGTAACGCAAATTATCTCGGCCTGTATGTCTTTAGGTATGATGGTAACCATGAATCAGCGTCTAGATGCTGAAACCTTATCTATCGTAGCCGAAGAATTTGGATACCAGGTTGAATTTGTAACTGCAGGAATCGAAGAATCTATAGAAGTTGTTGAAGATAGAGAAGAAGATTTACTAGAAAGAGCGCCTATTGTTACGGTAATGGGTCACGTAGATCACGGTAAAACATCCCTTCTGGATTACATTCGTAAAGAAAACGTAATTGCAGGAGAATCGGGTGGAATTACACAACATATTGGAGCATACGGCGTAAAATTAGAAAACGGACAAAAAATTGCGTTCTTAGATACACCAGGTCACGAAGCGTTTACAGCGATGCGTGCTCGTGGTGCTCAAGTTACAGATATTGCTATTATTGTGGCTGCTGCCGATGATGATATTATGCCACAAACAAAAGAGGCTATATCGCATGCACAAGCTGCAGGGGTGCCTATTGTTTTTGCAATTAATAAAATAGATAAACCAGACGCAAATCCAGATAAAATTAAAGAAGGATTAGCACAAATGAATTTGTTAGTAGAAGATTGGGGTGGTAAAATACAATCGCATGATATCTCGGCAAAAATGGGTACTGGTGTTAAAGAATTATTAGAAAAAGTATTACTTGAAGCCGAATTACTAGAGCTAAGAGCAAATCCAAACAAACCAGCTGTTGGTACGGTTGTAGAAGCCTTCCTTGATAAAGGTCGTGGTTATGTAGCCACTATTTTAGTTCAGGCTGGAACTTTACGTGTTGGAGATTATGTATTAGCAGGTAAACACAGTGGTAAAGTAAAAGCGATGCACGACGAGCGTGGTAATGATGTTGCCGAAGCAGGTCCATCGACACCTGTATCGATATTAGGTTTAGATGGTGCACCACAAGCGGGTGATAAATTTAACGTGTTTGAAGATGAGCGAGAAGCAAAACAAATTGCTGCAAAACGTTCTCAGCTACAACGTGAGCAATCGGTTCGTACACAACGTCATATTACATTAGATGAAATTGGTCGTCGTATTGCATTAGGAGATTTCCAAGAATTAAACATTATCCTTAAAGGTGACGTGGATGGTTCGGTTGAAGCTTTAACAGATTCATTCCAGAAATTATCTACCGAAGAAATTCAAGTGAATATTTTACATAAAGGTGTAGGAGCCATTACTGAAAGTGATGTATTATTAGCTTCAGCATCTGATGCGATTATTATTGGATTTAATGTGCGTCCTGTAGGTAATGCTCGAATGATTGCCGATAAAGAAGAAATAGATATCCGTACATACTCTATTATTTACGATGCCATTAACGATCTTAAAGATGCTATGGAAGGTATGTTATCTCCAGAGTTTAAAGAAGAGATTACAGGTACTGCCGAAATTAGAGAAATATTTAAGGTTACTAAAATTGGAAGCATTGCTGGTTGTATGGTAACAAATGGTAAAATATTTAGAAACTCTGGTATTCGTTTAATTAGAGACGGTGTTGTAGTATTTACAGGTGAGTTAGCATCATTAAAACGATTTAAAGATGATGTTAAAGAAGTTGCTAAAGGTTACGATTGTGGTATGCAAATTAAAAACTACAACGACATTAAAGAGGGCGATATTATAGAAGCCTTCCATGAAGTTGAAGTTAAAAAGAAACTAAAATAA
- a CDS encoding hybrid sensor histidine kinase/response regulator produces MKLLLILISLFANDINYTDTYYNPELNQDDLFQYASYTNVGKQTLNINEVLISNDLIYTPLKSDNESVGFTSDYYWVRFKLENTSAESKIYYLNTARPVTDFATLYQITNNNIKSFKSGDEIRFEEKQVKHRSTIFKIILPPNSKNQFYLNLKSDGETINIPLNIYNENEFWKYNYNQQLFFGLFYGILLLAGIIYLFFYKSLKEKTFLFYGFYVFSIASLQAALDGLIFQYIFPNGGYFNTKAVLITALFSNLFLLKYCEYFLKIKVEFPLAYKGFRILYFIIAGLFVMVLISPQTMEHAYPLSNLNGLLSLILIIVSLFYIQYKGVKIDRYFSIGIFFLVIGLMGFVMNNLSLLPNNFYVVNSAKFGAGFEVIFLSLSMTNLIKKLRLEKEKSQEFALIKSEEISQLKTYFMSNISHELRTPINAIMGIAELQLNDEQNKETRKQFEIIKNASLSLLSNVNDILDFELIEKNELILKKETFNPETVLSQINNNWKIEAENKGLIYNYTIDNQLPYLISGDTERFLQIINNVVSNAFKYTKEGSIQFKITSKIESNESGVFDIVISDTGIGIDNKILNNIYDSFSQMRLNHKRQFGGIGLGLSIVKHLVKLFNGTINIKSELGVGTQVNIKLPFEIVQIKQHITADATLLNTNNKDLKILIVEDNKMNQMVIRKILQSFNYTNLVIANNGNEGLECLKKESFDIILMDLQMPVMDGYEATKIIRNGDLGELIKSIPIIAVTADAMQKTREYVLEIGMNDYINKPINKATLYEKINLYTCA; encoded by the coding sequence ATGAAATTACTACTCATATTAATAAGTCTATTTGCAAATGATATAAATTATACAGATACTTATTACAACCCAGAACTTAACCAAGATGATCTTTTTCAATATGCTTCATATACAAATGTGGGCAAGCAAACGCTTAATATAAATGAAGTATTAATTTCAAACGATTTAATTTACACACCACTTAAATCAGATAATGAAAGTGTAGGCTTTACTTCAGATTACTATTGGGTTCGTTTTAAACTAGAAAACACCTCTGCAGAATCAAAAATATATTACTTAAATACAGCAAGACCCGTAACAGATTTTGCTACACTTTACCAGATTACCAATAACAACATTAAATCTTTTAAAAGTGGCGATGAAATTCGATTTGAAGAAAAGCAGGTAAAACATCGATCGACAATTTTTAAAATAATACTTCCTCCAAATAGTAAAAATCAATTTTATCTTAATTTAAAAAGTGATGGTGAAACAATAAATATTCCTTTAAATATTTATAATGAAAATGAATTTTGGAAATACAATTACAATCAGCAATTATTCTTCGGTTTGTTTTATGGCATCTTGCTTTTGGCTGGTATAATTTACTTGTTTTTTTACAAAAGTTTAAAAGAAAAAACATTTCTATTTTACGGTTTCTATGTATTTTCAATAGCTTCTTTACAGGCTGCATTAGATGGTTTAATTTTTCAATATATTTTCCCAAATGGCGGTTATTTTAATACTAAAGCCGTTTTAATTACTGCCTTATTTTCAAATTTATTTTTATTAAAATATTGCGAATATTTCCTAAAAATTAAAGTAGAATTCCCTTTAGCTTATAAAGGTTTTAGAATATTGTATTTTATAATTGCAGGTTTATTTGTTATGGTTTTAATTAGCCCACAAACCATGGAGCATGCTTACCCTTTAAGCAATCTTAATGGGTTGTTAAGTTTAATTCTCATTATAGTTAGCTTATTTTATATTCAATATAAAGGCGTTAAAATAGACAGGTATTTCTCGATAGGTATTTTCTTCTTAGTTATTGGTCTTATGGGATTTGTAATGAACAATCTTAGCTTACTACCTAATAACTTCTATGTAGTAAACAGCGCTAAATTTGGTGCTGGTTTTGAAGTTATTTTCTTGTCGCTATCTATGACAAATCTTATTAAGAAATTACGATTAGAAAAGGAAAAATCTCAAGAATTTGCGCTTATAAAATCTGAAGAAATAAGTCAGTTAAAAACCTACTTCATGTCTAACATAAGTCATGAATTAAGAACACCAATAAATGCAATTATGGGAATTGCCGAATTGCAGTTAAACGATGAACAAAATAAAGAGACGCGTAAACAATTTGAAATTATAAAAAATGCTTCATTAAGCTTGCTTAGTAATGTGAACGATATTCTTGATTTTGAACTTATTGAAAAAAACGAGCTTATCCTTAAAAAAGAAACATTTAATCCAGAAACTGTTCTTTCTCAAATAAATAATAATTGGAAAATTGAAGCAGAAAACAAAGGCCTTATTTACAATTATACTATTGATAACCAATTACCTTATTTAATTTCTGGTGATACCGAGCGTTTTCTACAAATAATAAACAACGTAGTAAGCAATGCTTTTAAATATACTAAAGAAGGTAGTATTCAATTTAAGATTACGAGTAAAATCGAATCAAATGAATCTGGTGTGTTTGATATTGTAATTTCTGATACAGGAATTGGTATCGACAATAAAATACTTAACAATATTTATGATAGTTTTAGTCAGATGCGGTTAAATCATAAAAGACAATTTGGTGGTATTGGTCTTGGTTTAAGTATTGTAAAACACTTGGTAAAATTATTTAACGGAACAATTAATATAAAAAGTGAATTAGGCGTTGGCACTCAGGTAAATATAAAATTACCTTTTGAAATCGTTCAAATTAAACAGCACATAACCGCCGATGCGACACTTTTAAATACGAATAATAAGGATTTAAAAATTCTTATTGTTGAAGACAATAAAATGAACCAAATGGTTATTCGAAAAATTTTACAAAGCTTCAATTATACCAATTTAGTAATCGCCAATAATGGTAATGAAGGTTTAGAATGCTTAAAAAAAGAATCTTTTGATATCATTTTAATGGATTTACAAATGCCTGTTATGGATGGATATGAAGCTACCAAAATTATAAGAAACGGTGACCTTGGCGAACTTATTAAAAGTATTCCTATTATTGCCGTTACAGCAGATGCCATGCAAAAAACAAGAGAATATGTTTTAGAAATTGGTATGAACGATTACATAAACAAACCAATTAATAAGGCAACTTTATACGAAAAAATAAATTTGTATACCTGTGCATGA
- a CDS encoding SPOR domain-containing protein — MNSLKIKPAHLLAITLMACTSLSFAQEGTLTVNQDEKITKLLDVKKDINKNTTERYKIQIYNGNRNGAYNAETEFKNAFEDIKTIVVYEEPNFKTWVGNFRTKIEADRALKKIKSKFSNALIFKPKKSN, encoded by the coding sequence ATGAATTCTTTGAAAATTAAACCTGCTCATTTACTTGCAATTACCCTTATGGCTTGCACATCGTTGTCTTTTGCACAAGAAGGAACTTTAACAGTTAATCAAGATGAAAAGATTACAAAATTACTTGATGTAAAGAAGGACATTAATAAAAATACTACAGAAAGGTATAAAATTCAGATTTATAATGGCAACAGAAATGGCGCCTATAATGCTGAAACAGAATTCAAAAATGCCTTTGAAGATATAAAAACAATCGTTGTTTATGAAGAACCTAATTTTAAAACTTGGGTTGGTAATTTCAGAACAAAAATTGAAGCAGATAGAGCCTTAAAAAAAATTAAAAGTAAATTTTCAAATGCTTTAATATTCAAGCCTAAGAAAAGTAATTAA
- a CDS encoding cytochrome c3 family protein, whose protein sequence is MRKVIHRTLSKDILGLSLIIVLAFTTALSAQGDPVKGKSLFNANCAACHQLDKKMTGPALRNVQQRLEEEEGLDKSWIYNWIHNSSGLIKSGDAYANKIYNEYGGAAMTAFPQLSEEDIDNILAYTAEVKEEAPATAAVQAEGGAAQSSGGISNEIILGALAILFMLLALGLFLVNKTLRRFASAQNIELPEASEKTPLWKAFVQNQFLMVVIAIFFLLTSAYFVYGYLMQIGVDQGYQPVQPIHFSHKIHAGDNGIDCKYCHSSARVSKASGIPSVNICMNCHKSIYEYNGETTPEYSKEFYDGEIKKIYKAAGWDDAEQKYTGNTQPIKWVKIHNLPDFVYFNHSQHVTVAGVECQTCHGPIEEMEIVSQFAPLTMGWCINCHRSTNVKVEDNAYYTKIHEELSKKYGVDKLTAAQMGGLECGKCHY, encoded by the coding sequence ATGAGAAAGGTGATTCACCGTACATTAAGTAAAGACATTCTTGGTTTAAGCTTAATCATTGTATTAGCATTTACAACAGCTCTTTCAGCTCAAGGAGATCCAGTAAAAGGAAAATCATTGTTTAATGCCAATTGCGCAGCATGTCATCAATTAGATAAGAAAATGACAGGGCCTGCGTTGCGAAATGTACAACAACGTTTAGAGGAAGAAGAAGGTTTAGATAAATCTTGGATTTACAACTGGATTCATAACAGTTCAGGTCTCATTAAGTCTGGTGATGCTTATGCTAACAAAATATACAACGAGTATGGCGGGGCGGCAATGACAGCTTTTCCTCAGTTGTCTGAAGAAGATATTGATAATATTTTAGCCTACACAGCCGAGGTAAAAGAAGAAGCGCCTGCTACAGCTGCAGTTCAAGCAGAAGGTGGTGCAGCTCAAAGTTCTGGCGGAATTTCTAATGAAATTATTTTAGGAGCTTTAGCGATTCTTTTTATGTTGCTTGCTTTAGGGTTGTTTTTAGTAAACAAAACGCTTCGACGTTTTGCTTCTGCTCAAAACATCGAGTTGCCTGAAGCATCAGAAAAAACACCGCTTTGGAAAGCATTTGTGCAAAATCAATTTTTAATGGTTGTTATTGCCATTTTCTTCTTACTTACCAGTGCTTATTTTGTTTATGGTTATTTAATGCAGATAGGTGTAGATCAAGGTTATCAGCCGGTACAGCCAATTCATTTTTCACATAAAATTCACGCAGGAGATAATGGTATAGATTGTAAATACTGTCACTCATCTGCTAGAGTTAGTAAAGCTTCAGGTATTCCGTCTGTTAATATTTGTATGAACTGTCATAAATCTATTTACGAATACAATGGAGAAACCACTCCTGAGTATTCAAAAGAATTTTACGATGGAGAAATTAAAAAGATATACAAAGCTGCAGGATGGGATGATGCCGAGCAAAAATACACAGGAAATACACAACCAATTAAATGGGTTAAAATCCATAATTTACCAGACTTTGTTTACTTCAACCACTCACAACACGTAACTGTTGCCGGTGTAGAATGTCAAACGTGTCATGGTCCTATTGAAGAAATGGAAATTGTTAGTCAATTTGCTCCCTTAACAATGGGATGGTGTATTAACTGTCACAGAAGCACAAACGTAAAAGTAGAAGACAACGCATACTACACTAAAATTCACGAAGAATTATCTAAGAAATATGGTGTAGATAAATTAACTGCAGCTCAAATGGGCGGGTTAGAATGTGGTAAATGTCACTATTAA